The following are encoded in a window of Arthrobacter woluwensis genomic DNA:
- a CDS encoding endo-beta-N-acetylglucosaminidase H produces the protein MTTPSNTPQNSPFPRRALLRGLGGAALLGAAGLGGATAAGAATGATTAGRIKSVAYIEVNSNSISNVGRYTLAGSGANAFDLAVIFAANINYDGTNAVFYCNPQVQAVLDNAATTIRPLQQKGIKVILSVLGNHQGAGFANFPDEAAADRFAASLADTVTRYGLDGIDFDDEWAEYGKNGTSQPNDWSFVYLVKSLRKRLPDKLITFYNIGPAADHLSYGGLRVGDMVDYAWNPYYGTYSAPVIDGMGPAKLGAAAVDLNNTSTSTMKSFAQRTKTDGYGVYVTYDLRAGNYSTVISSFTRELYGSAAVYS, from the coding sequence ATGACGACACCCAGCAACACCCCCCAGAATTCCCCCTTCCCCCGCCGCGCACTGCTGCGCGGCCTGGGCGGGGCTGCTCTCCTCGGGGCCGCCGGACTCGGCGGCGCGACGGCGGCCGGCGCTGCCACCGGAGCCACCACGGCCGGACGGATCAAGAGCGTGGCCTACATCGAGGTCAACAGCAACAGCATCAGCAACGTCGGCCGCTACACCCTGGCCGGCTCCGGGGCCAACGCCTTCGACCTGGCAGTGATCTTCGCCGCCAACATCAATTACGACGGAACCAACGCCGTCTTCTACTGCAACCCGCAGGTCCAGGCGGTGCTGGACAACGCGGCCACCACCATCCGGCCGCTCCAGCAGAAAGGCATCAAGGTCATCCTGTCGGTGCTCGGCAACCACCAGGGCGCCGGCTTCGCCAACTTCCCGGACGAAGCCGCAGCGGACCGGTTCGCCGCGAGCCTCGCCGACACGGTGACGCGCTACGGCCTGGACGGCATCGACTTCGACGACGAGTGGGCCGAGTACGGCAAGAACGGCACGTCCCAGCCGAACGACTGGTCCTTCGTCTACCTGGTGAAGTCCCTCCGGAAGCGCCTGCCGGACAAGCTCATCACCTTCTACAACATCGGTCCGGCCGCGGATCACCTGTCCTACGGAGGCCTCCGCGTGGGCGACATGGTGGACTACGCCTGGAACCCGTACTACGGCACGTACAGCGCCCCGGTCATCGACGGCATGGGCCCCGCGAAGCTCGGCGCCGCGGCGGTGGACCTCAACAACACGTCCACGAGCACCATGAAGTCCTTCGCCCAGCGCACCAAGACCGACGGGTACGGGGTGTACGTCACCTACGACCTGCGGGCCGGGAACTACTCCACGGTGATCTCCTCGTTCACCCGGGAGCTCTACGGCAGTGCCGCGGTCTACTCCTGA
- a CDS encoding GH92 family glycosyl hydrolase, translated as MVSPSAPSGPERTYNSLPGVGLESPAARALHGQELPGSGQPRRNREAPEQAGSESVPPREIDAGPLAGHVVRAGEELVYDWFPEAGPTFATRWTATAFALDLEFDDGGTLSAVLAPDSAGVPMLPCAQGASLRHAVDQWNRQVVPLDAFAGRRIRRVLFRLLAPETSTVWLDGLRLRTRDEPGGELLDRVLTTRGSHSSDRFSRGNTAPLVGLPHGGVFGLPMTDASAGNWPYAYHAHNVLPENRPALQAFATSHLPSPWIGDRGDFELMPSLDADPDPDRRARAMTFSHAAEEPRAHEYRVTFDNGLRAAMTAGEFALGLRFAADTPVRSLIVDHLGGARDVVFRQEEGASVLELTLDDGPGRLPHHVHVRFPAGSTAFLTGAAAPGADTAVDAPGAGGRLGGHVRLAGEGAVVVEVLVGLSTVSAEQAAENLRAAGDYDAMLAAAEAAWRESLGVLAVEGVSAEQERALFSDLYRLFLYPNRHDEQTSDGRRIYRSPVDGQVRPGVFGANNGFWDTYRTCWPLLGLLSPDRAALLADSFVQHFRDSGWTSRWSAPGPVDSMTGTTTDTVFADLVTSGVTGWDVAAAYESALVNATVPAPRPEVGRKGLSDGRFRGFISTDVHEGLSWTLDNAINDWGAAVLAGWLAEQEDDGPRRDRLVTEAEYFARRALGYRNVFHRELGFFLGRTPDGAWRLSEAAYDPDVWGFDYTETNGWGTAFTAPHDGAGLAELHGGEDGLSVALDAFFARPETAAEELCGSYGFVIHEQTEARDVRMGMLGLSNQPAHHIPYMYCFAGRHDAAHRVVTAARDRLFSGSEIGQGFPGDEDNGEMSGWHLLASLGLYPLVQGSGRLILTPPLAPRAVLRPLGGAELVITAEGAGKPYIESVRFNGQPWERIDIPRSLLAGGGRLEFVLSDVPRGWAADSRPWSLSGETPHDLLGAAVPGLVLPDQPWRDLLAVAEGTVTDDRGARAVDLAAGETVFAPLTAASGLPGLYTVTLDQPQEASWRLEALDVAGEWHLLDHREDEFFQRSGQLRPFRPHDDGAGRAALFNAVRFTALSPLRLVQLEVLA; from the coding sequence ATGGTCTCTCCCTCGGCCCCCTCGGGCCCGGAACGCACATACAACTCCCTCCCCGGCGTGGGGCTCGAGTCGCCCGCCGCCCGGGCCCTCCACGGTCAGGAACTGCCCGGATCCGGCCAGCCGCGCCGCAACCGGGAAGCTCCGGAACAGGCCGGATCGGAGTCGGTCCCGCCTCGCGAAATCGACGCCGGACCGCTGGCCGGTCACGTCGTCCGGGCGGGCGAGGAGCTCGTCTACGACTGGTTCCCGGAGGCTGGGCCGACCTTCGCCACGCGCTGGACCGCCACGGCCTTCGCCCTGGATCTGGAATTCGACGACGGCGGCACGCTCTCCGCGGTCCTGGCCCCGGACAGCGCGGGAGTCCCGATGCTGCCGTGCGCGCAGGGGGCGTCCCTGCGCCACGCGGTGGACCAGTGGAACCGCCAGGTGGTGCCCCTCGACGCGTTCGCGGGCCGCCGCATCCGCCGGGTCCTGTTCCGGCTCCTCGCGCCCGAGACCAGCACGGTCTGGCTCGATGGCCTGCGCCTCCGGACCCGCGACGAGCCGGGCGGTGAGCTCCTGGACCGCGTCCTCACCACGCGCGGCAGCCATTCAAGCGACCGCTTCTCCCGCGGCAACACCGCGCCGCTGGTGGGCCTCCCGCACGGCGGCGTCTTCGGCCTGCCCATGACGGACGCCTCCGCCGGGAACTGGCCTTACGCCTACCATGCCCACAACGTGCTCCCGGAGAACCGCCCGGCACTCCAGGCGTTCGCGACGTCCCATCTGCCGAGTCCGTGGATCGGCGACCGCGGGGACTTCGAGCTCATGCCGAGCCTCGACGCGGATCCCGATCCGGACCGCCGGGCCAGGGCCATGACCTTCAGCCACGCCGCCGAAGAGCCCCGCGCCCACGAATACCGCGTCACGTTCGACAACGGTCTGCGCGCCGCCATGACCGCGGGCGAGTTCGCGCTGGGCCTCCGCTTCGCCGCGGATACCCCCGTCCGCTCCCTGATCGTGGACCACCTGGGTGGCGCGCGGGACGTCGTGTTCCGCCAAGAGGAGGGGGCCTCCGTGCTGGAGCTGACCCTCGACGACGGCCCCGGCCGCCTCCCGCACCACGTCCACGTCCGCTTCCCGGCAGGTTCCACGGCGTTCCTCACGGGGGCCGCGGCGCCGGGTGCCGACACCGCGGTGGACGCCCCCGGCGCCGGAGGCCGGCTGGGAGGGCACGTGCGGCTCGCGGGGGAGGGCGCCGTCGTCGTCGAAGTGCTGGTGGGCCTCTCCACTGTCAGTGCGGAGCAGGCGGCGGAGAATCTCCGCGCGGCCGGGGACTACGACGCAATGCTCGCCGCGGCGGAGGCCGCCTGGCGGGAGTCGCTGGGCGTGCTTGCGGTGGAGGGCGTGTCGGCGGAGCAGGAACGCGCGCTGTTCTCGGACCTGTACCGCCTGTTCCTGTACCCGAACCGGCATGACGAGCAGACCTCCGACGGACGCCGGATCTATCGCAGTCCCGTGGACGGCCAGGTGCGGCCCGGCGTCTTCGGCGCGAACAACGGCTTCTGGGATACCTATCGGACGTGCTGGCCGCTGCTCGGGCTGCTCTCGCCGGACCGGGCCGCTCTCTTGGCGGACAGCTTCGTGCAGCACTTCCGGGACTCCGGGTGGACGAGCCGGTGGAGCGCGCCAGGACCGGTGGACTCGATGACCGGGACCACGACGGACACGGTGTTCGCAGACCTCGTGACCTCCGGTGTGACCGGCTGGGACGTGGCGGCCGCCTACGAATCCGCCCTGGTCAACGCCACGGTTCCCGCGCCACGGCCGGAGGTCGGGCGCAAGGGCCTGAGCGACGGCCGGTTCCGCGGGTTCATCTCCACGGACGTCCACGAGGGCCTCTCCTGGACGCTCGACAACGCCATCAACGACTGGGGCGCCGCCGTCCTCGCCGGGTGGCTGGCGGAACAGGAGGACGACGGACCGCGTCGCGACCGCCTGGTCACGGAGGCCGAGTACTTCGCGCGCCGCGCGCTGGGATACCGGAACGTCTTCCATCGCGAGCTCGGATTCTTCCTCGGCAGGACGCCCGACGGCGCGTGGCGCCTGTCCGAGGCCGCCTATGACCCCGATGTGTGGGGCTTCGACTACACCGAGACGAACGGCTGGGGCACGGCGTTCACCGCACCGCACGACGGGGCCGGTCTCGCGGAGCTGCACGGCGGCGAGGACGGGCTCAGCGTCGCGCTCGACGCCTTCTTCGCCCGCCCGGAGACGGCCGCGGAGGAGCTGTGCGGATCCTACGGCTTCGTGATCCACGAGCAGACCGAGGCCCGCGACGTCCGGATGGGCATGCTGGGGCTGTCCAATCAGCCGGCGCACCACATCCCGTACATGTACTGCTTCGCCGGGCGGCACGACGCCGCGCACCGCGTCGTCACCGCCGCGCGGGACCGGCTCTTCAGCGGTTCCGAGATCGGCCAGGGCTTCCCGGGCGACGAGGACAACGGCGAGATGTCCGGCTGGCATCTGCTCGCCAGCCTGGGGCTGTACCCGCTCGTGCAGGGATCGGGACGGCTGATCCTGACACCGCCGCTCGCCCCGAGGGCGGTGCTGCGCCCGCTGGGCGGGGCGGAGCTGGTCATCACGGCGGAAGGCGCCGGAAAGCCGTACATCGAATCGGTTCGTTTCAACGGGCAGCCCTGGGAACGGATCGACATCCCGCGCAGCCTGCTGGCGGGCGGGGGTCGGCTCGAGTTCGTCCTCTCCGACGTGCCGCGTGGCTGGGCGGCGGACTCCCGGCCGTGGTCCCTGAGTGGCGAGACGCCGCATGACCTCCTCGGCGCCGCGGTGCCCGGTCTGGTGCTGCCGGACCAGCCGTGGCGGGACCTCCTGGCCGTGGCGGAGGGCACCGTCACGGACGACCGTGGCGCCCGGGCGGTGGACCTCGCCGCCGGGGAGACGGTGTTCGCCCCGCTCACGGCCGCATCCGGGCTGCCCGGGCTCTACACGGTGACCCTCGACCAGCCTCAGGAGGCCTCCTGGCGGCTGGAGGCCCTCGACGTCGCGGGCGAATGGCACCTCCTGGACCACCGCGAGGACGAGTTCTTCCAGCGGTCCGGGCAGCTCCGCCCCTTCCGCCCGCACGACGACGGCGCCGGCCGGGCCGCGCTCTTCAACGCCGTGCGCTTCACGGCGCTGAGTCCGCTGCGGCTCGTGCAGCTGGAGGTCCTGGCGTAG
- the kynU gene encoding kynureninase: MGHEWSGEITREDCERADRGDSMASFRDEFDLPDGLIYLDGNSLGVLPRGAADRCSAVLKDEWGTDLIGSWNKNHWFGLPARIGEKIGRLIGGGDGGCVATDTTSVNLYKVLGAALRLQAEDAPGRRVIVSERENFPTDLYIVSGLIDILDKGYELRLIDGPDDLDGALGADVAVVLLTQVNYRSGALWDMRATTARIHAAGALAVWDLCHSAGALPLSVADSGADFAVGCTYKYLNGGPGSPAFLWVAARHLARAESPLTGWWGHAEPFTMAPEYAPAAGIDRFLVGTQPILSLATMEVGVDLALRVDQEELRRKSLALTSLFIDLVEQRLPGHPLVLITPREEERRGSHVSFRHPEGYAVMKALIAQGVVGDYREPEVLRFGITPLYLRHVDIWDAVEVLRRVLDEELWRSPEFQLRDAVT, translated from the coding sequence GTGGGGCATGAGTGGAGCGGCGAGATCACCCGGGAGGACTGTGAGCGGGCGGACCGCGGGGACTCGATGGCGTCTTTCCGTGACGAGTTCGACCTGCCGGACGGGCTGATCTATCTCGACGGCAATTCGCTGGGCGTCCTGCCGCGGGGCGCCGCCGACCGCTGTTCCGCCGTGCTGAAGGACGAATGGGGCACCGATCTCATCGGCAGCTGGAACAAGAACCACTGGTTCGGCCTTCCCGCCCGGATCGGGGAGAAGATCGGCCGTCTGATCGGCGGAGGGGACGGCGGCTGCGTCGCCACCGACACCACCTCGGTGAACCTCTACAAGGTGCTCGGGGCGGCGCTCAGGCTGCAGGCGGAGGATGCGCCCGGACGGCGGGTCATCGTGTCCGAGCGGGAGAACTTCCCCACGGACCTGTACATCGTCTCGGGGCTCATCGACATCCTGGACAAGGGCTACGAACTCCGGCTGATCGACGGGCCGGACGATCTGGACGGTGCGCTGGGAGCCGACGTCGCCGTCGTGCTCCTCACGCAGGTCAATTACCGGAGCGGCGCGCTCTGGGACATGCGCGCGACGACGGCGCGCATCCACGCGGCGGGCGCGCTCGCGGTATGGGATCTGTGCCATTCGGCGGGCGCCCTCCCGCTCTCCGTGGCGGACTCCGGCGCCGACTTCGCGGTCGGATGCACCTACAAGTACCTCAACGGAGGGCCCGGTTCGCCCGCGTTCCTGTGGGTCGCCGCGCGGCACCTGGCCCGGGCGGAGTCGCCGTTGACCGGCTGGTGGGGTCATGCGGAGCCGTTCACGATGGCCCCGGAATATGCGCCGGCGGCCGGCATCGACCGCTTCCTGGTGGGTACCCAGCCGATCCTGTCCCTGGCGACGATGGAGGTCGGCGTCGACCTGGCGCTCCGTGTCGACCAGGAGGAACTGCGCCGCAAGTCGCTGGCGCTCACGTCGCTCTTCATCGACCTGGTCGAACAGCGGCTCCCCGGACATCCGCTGGTCCTGATCACCCCGCGGGAGGAGGAACGGCGCGGAAGCCACGTCTCGTTCCGGCACCCCGAAGGCTACGCCGTCATGAAGGCGCTGATCGCCCAGGGGGTGGTGGGGGACTACCGCGAACCCGAGGTGCTGCGCTTCGGGATCACCCCGTTGTACCTGCGCCACGTGGACATCTGGGATGCGGTGGAGGTCCTGCGCCGGGTCCTGGACGAGGAACTGTGGAGGTCGCCGGAGTTCCAGCTGCGGGATGCGGTGACCTGA
- a CDS encoding GTP pyrophosphokinase — protein MASNWDRLDDDQRALVAEHVELYRKVRPALKLVTQNVLLTLRGILKASEVTPLFVTGRTKTVESFQEKISRLEAPLEPGGRPVLKFPDPFRTLNDMVGIRVITKLPADNATVANVIKKQRQLFDCRGDREKDIGSIESGTYGYSSRHLILRTIQNEVVREYQKIFNPDIPPNGSYFFECQIRTVFAHAWSEIEHDIRFKTDDPRAWTPQFDRQFTATAAMLETVESAFADLQESYEEVRGYWDEEGTGSIPLTPDQVRRVWQTLLPHVDRKVDDDWGWAAELLAAHGLTRTIEMAELLSAERIRQVRDALDHRYSPGPDRLLDDLLLWKYGQEHVELTGEAPDVTPHPRRDSLGRRLKQIERYRTVHPEV, from the coding sequence ATGGCAAGCAATTGGGATCGTCTGGACGATGACCAGCGCGCGCTGGTCGCCGAGCACGTGGAGCTGTACCGGAAGGTGCGCCCCGCCCTGAAGCTCGTCACGCAGAACGTCCTGCTGACCCTGCGCGGCATCCTGAAGGCCTCCGAGGTCACCCCGCTCTTCGTCACGGGCCGCACGAAGACGGTCGAATCGTTCCAGGAGAAGATCTCCCGCCTGGAGGCGCCTCTGGAACCGGGCGGCCGGCCGGTCCTCAAGTTCCCGGATCCCTTCCGCACCCTCAATGACATGGTCGGCATCCGCGTGATCACCAAGCTGCCCGCGGACAACGCGACGGTCGCCAACGTCATCAAGAAGCAGCGTCAGCTCTTCGACTGCCGCGGCGACCGTGAGAAGGACATCGGCTCGATCGAGTCCGGCACCTACGGCTACTCCAGCCGGCACCTCATCCTGCGCACCATCCAGAACGAGGTGGTCCGGGAGTACCAGAAGATCTTCAACCCCGACATCCCGCCGAACGGCAGCTACTTCTTCGAGTGCCAGATCCGCACCGTGTTCGCACACGCCTGGAGCGAGATCGAACACGACATCCGCTTCAAGACCGACGACCCTCGCGCCTGGACCCCCCAGTTCGACCGCCAGTTCACCGCGACGGCGGCCATGCTGGAGACCGTCGAGAGCGCCTTCGCGGATCTGCAGGAGAGCTACGAGGAGGTCCGCGGCTACTGGGACGAGGAGGGCACCGGGTCCATCCCGCTCACCCCGGACCAGGTCCGACGCGTCTGGCAGACTCTCCTCCCCCATGTGGACCGCAAGGTCGACGACGACTGGGGATGGGCCGCCGAACTCCTGGCCGCCCACGGGCTGACACGCACCATCGAAATGGCGGAGCTCCTGAGCGCCGAACGGATCCGCCAGGTCCGCGATGCCCTCGACCACCGCTATTCCCCCGGCCCCGACCGCCTTCTGGACGACCTTCTGCTCTGGAAGTACGGCCAGGAACACGTCGAGCTCACGGGCGAGGCCCCGGACGTCACACCGCATCCGCGCCGCGATTCGCTGGGCCGACGGCTCAAGCAGATCGAACGCTACCGGACCGTGCACCCCGAGGTCTGA
- a CDS encoding glycerophosphodiester phosphodiesterase family protein, with protein MTTKEYFENPRGPGKPLVLAHRGYCRGALDGVRLEGLENTLESFRAAQELGVAHLETDVRLTADGEIICFHDPILDRITDRTGAVERLSWEEVRQAKVRGRVPVARLADVVDLLPQARFNIDVKDAAAARPLAALIEEKNLQDRVLVASFSDGSRKAVTSRVAWPVAGSAGQATTAAFLLGRFLPEKIAAALVSDVDAFQVPENFGKIPVVTQDFVDRAHALGKQVHVWTVNDEVDMRRLLDLGVDGIVTDRPDLALRVVDERF; from the coding sequence ATGACCACCAAGGAATACTTCGAGAATCCTCGCGGCCCCGGCAAACCGCTGGTCCTCGCCCACCGGGGCTACTGCCGTGGCGCCCTGGACGGGGTGCGGCTCGAGGGGCTGGAGAACACCCTCGAGTCCTTCCGCGCCGCCCAGGAACTCGGCGTCGCGCATCTCGAGACGGATGTCCGCCTGACCGCCGACGGCGAGATCATCTGCTTCCACGACCCCATCCTGGACCGCATCACGGACCGGACCGGCGCCGTTGAACGGCTGAGCTGGGAGGAGGTCCGCCAGGCCAAGGTCCGCGGCAGGGTGCCCGTGGCACGGCTGGCCGATGTGGTGGATCTCCTGCCCCAGGCGCGGTTCAACATCGACGTGAAGGACGCCGCCGCGGCCCGGCCGCTCGCCGCGCTGATCGAGGAAAAGAACCTGCAGGACCGCGTCTTGGTGGCTTCCTTCTCCGATGGCAGCCGCAAGGCCGTCACGAGCCGTGTGGCCTGGCCGGTCGCCGGGTCGGCGGGTCAGGCGACGACGGCGGCGTTCCTGCTCGGCCGCTTCCTGCCGGAGAAGATCGCCGCGGCCCTGGTGTCCGACGTGGACGCCTTCCAGGTGCCCGAGAACTTCGGCAAGATCCCGGTGGTCACTCAGGACTTCGTGGACCGCGCTCACGCGCTGGGCAAACAGGTCCACGTCTGGACCGTGAACGACGAGGTGGACATGCGCCGCCTGCTGGACCTCGGCGTCGACGGCATCGTCACGGACCGCCCGGATCTCGCGCTGCGCGTGGTGGACGAACGCTTCTGA
- a CDS encoding HAD family hydrolase yields MRLVASDVDGTIMGHDGVITTRTRNAFAAVREAGVQVVFVTGRPPRWLGPLAEQLGHDGPVICSNGAMIWDMAGGELLSADALTREDVLRIQGIIRELHPEAGFAAECVNGLQLEEDFRRAHAGSRPAEQLCAPLEESLGVEDRVVKFLAVSPVLSSEEFHALVVEAVGPLAHVTHSDPRFSLLEISAPGITKAHTLERYAASLGIDASEVVAFGDMPNDVQMLSWAGEGYAMTGGHPEALASTSFRAPSLADDGVAQVLESKLGGIRVRTAGASGDMPITASTGGEA; encoded by the coding sequence ATGCGGCTGGTGGCCAGCGACGTCGACGGCACCATCATGGGCCACGACGGCGTCATCACCACTCGCACGCGGAACGCCTTCGCCGCGGTGCGGGAGGCGGGGGTCCAGGTCGTCTTCGTGACGGGCCGGCCGCCGCGCTGGCTGGGGCCGCTGGCCGAGCAGCTCGGTCATGACGGGCCGGTGATCTGCTCCAATGGCGCCATGATCTGGGATATGGCGGGCGGCGAACTCCTGAGCGCCGATGCTCTGACACGCGAGGATGTGCTGCGGATCCAGGGGATCATCCGTGAACTCCACCCCGAGGCCGGGTTCGCGGCCGAGTGTGTCAACGGCCTGCAGCTGGAGGAGGACTTCCGCCGGGCGCACGCCGGATCCCGGCCCGCCGAACAGCTCTGCGCTCCCCTGGAGGAGAGCCTCGGCGTGGAGGACCGGGTGGTGAAATTCCTGGCGGTGTCGCCCGTGCTGAGCTCCGAGGAGTTCCATGCGCTCGTGGTCGAGGCGGTGGGTCCGCTGGCCCATGTGACCCACTCGGACCCTCGGTTCTCCCTCCTGGAGATCTCCGCGCCCGGCATCACGAAGGCCCACACGCTCGAGCGGTATGCGGCCTCCCTCGGGATCGACGCCTCCGAGGTGGTCGCGTTCGGTGACATGCCCAATGACGTGCAGATGCTCTCCTGGGCCGGCGAGGGTTACGCGATGACCGGCGGACACCCGGAGGCGCTCGCGTCGACCTCCTTCCGGGCGCCGTCCCTGGCCGACGACGGCGTGGCACAGGTTCTCGAGTCGAAGCTGGGCGGGATCCGGGTCCGGACGGCCGGCGCCTCGGGAGATATGCCGATCACGGCATCCACGGGAGGAGAAGCATGA
- a CDS encoding YbhB/YbcL family Raf kinase inhibitor-like protein has product MSFDPYAALPAVAAFHVTSTDVENGAVFSQPQVSGVFGAGGEDVSPQLSWEGAPAGTRSYAVTVFDPDAPTASGFWHWAVLNIPADVTSLPSGAGSPDGALLPEGAIQLRNDAGFAGYVGAAPPQGHGPHRYFVVVHAVDVPVLDVPLDASPGLLGFNLFSHSIGRATLVASYERP; this is encoded by the coding sequence ATGTCCTTCGATCCCTATGCAGCCCTTCCCGCCGTCGCGGCGTTCCACGTGACCAGCACCGATGTTGAGAACGGGGCGGTGTTCTCGCAGCCCCAGGTGAGCGGGGTGTTCGGCGCCGGCGGCGAAGACGTCTCGCCGCAGCTGAGCTGGGAAGGCGCTCCCGCAGGGACCCGCAGCTACGCCGTCACCGTGTTCGACCCCGACGCCCCGACGGCCAGCGGATTCTGGCACTGGGCCGTGCTGAACATCCCGGCGGATGTCACGAGCCTGCCCTCCGGCGCCGGGTCGCCGGACGGCGCGCTGCTGCCCGAGGGTGCGATTCAGCTACGGAACGACGCCGGATTCGCCGGCTACGTCGGCGCGGCCCCGCCCCAGGGACACGGCCCGCACCGCTACTTCGTGGTGGTCCACGCGGTCGACGTTCCCGTGCTGGATGTCCCGCTGGACGCCTCCCCGGGCCTGCTCGGCTTCAATCTTTTCAGCCACTCGATCGGCCGGGCCACCCTCGTGGCCAGCTACGAACGCCCGTGA
- a CDS encoding carbohydrate kinase family protein, whose amino-acid sequence MLTVIGEALVDVVHSKSGTSAHVGGSPLNVAVGLARLDHPVQFIGRYGQDEFGDAIAVHLRDSSVMVPLPPDALPSSVAKATLDDDGAATYEFDLVWELPGLADRLPVILQGSTLLHTGSIATVLAPGAEDVLAAVEFAHPNVTISFDPNCRPSLTTDVDAVREEVERFVRLADVVKASDEDLEWLYPGVDVKESARRWLALGGENGPAFVVVTRGADGPWGVAASGETEVPAPRVTVADTVGAGDSFMAALLSGVVDAGYDGVLNRERLRRVSVEELRSFLAYAARAAAITVSRAGANPPGREELAGH is encoded by the coding sequence ATGCTCACAGTCATTGGCGAAGCCCTCGTGGACGTGGTCCACAGCAAGTCCGGAACCTCGGCGCATGTGGGCGGCAGCCCCCTCAATGTGGCCGTCGGCCTCGCGCGCCTGGATCACCCGGTCCAGTTCATCGGACGCTACGGCCAGGACGAGTTCGGCGACGCCATCGCCGTGCACCTGCGGGACTCCTCCGTCATGGTGCCGCTGCCGCCCGACGCGCTGCCGTCCAGCGTCGCCAAGGCCACCCTCGACGACGACGGCGCGGCCACCTACGAGTTCGACCTCGTCTGGGAGCTCCCCGGTCTCGCGGACCGGCTTCCGGTGATCCTGCAGGGCAGCACCCTCCTTCACACGGGCTCCATCGCCACCGTCCTCGCGCCCGGCGCCGAGGACGTGCTGGCCGCCGTCGAGTTCGCCCATCCGAACGTGACCATCAGCTTCGATCCCAACTGCCGACCGAGCCTGACCACCGACGTGGACGCCGTCCGCGAGGAGGTGGAACGGTTCGTGCGGCTCGCTGACGTCGTCAAGGCGTCGGATGAGGACCTCGAGTGGCTCTACCCCGGCGTGGACGTCAAGGAGTCGGCCCGCCGCTGGCTGGCCCTGGGTGGCGAGAACGGCCCGGCTTTCGTCGTGGTGACGCGCGGCGCCGACGGCCCGTGGGGCGTCGCGGCTTCCGGCGAGACCGAGGTCCCGGCGCCGCGGGTCACCGTCGCCGACACGGTGGGCGCCGGTGACTCCTTCATGGCGGCCCTGCTGTCCGGCGTGGTGGACGCCGGGTACGACGGCGTGCTGAACCGTGAGCGTCTGCGCCGCGTGAGCGTCGAGGAACTGCGCTCGTTCCTGGCCTACGCGGCCCGTGCCGCGGCCATCACGGTGTCCCGCGCGGGCGCCAACCCGCCGGGCCGGGAGGAACTCGCCGGGCACTGA
- a CDS encoding Lrp/AsnC family transcriptional regulator produces MNRIQLSAADRRILAELRRDGRLSNKELAARVGLPRSTCHGRVRALEEAGVIRGYHADIDPEAVGTGVEAMIFVSVHSTVRNRLPVVANRLRSIPGVQRVYLIGGDHDFVLHIACESVPALRDFIKLHLGSDPDLGRTETQIIFEQHAGKSTMPEPAGPAGSTGRPRRSDGAGGPGLR; encoded by the coding sequence GTGAACCGAATTCAGCTCTCCGCGGCCGATCGCAGGATCCTCGCTGAACTCAGAAGAGACGGGCGGCTGTCCAACAAGGAGCTCGCCGCCCGCGTGGGACTTCCGCGGTCCACGTGCCACGGCCGCGTGCGGGCCCTCGAAGAAGCGGGCGTCATCCGCGGCTACCACGCCGACATCGACCCCGAGGCGGTCGGGACCGGCGTCGAGGCGATGATCTTCGTCAGTGTGCACAGCACGGTCCGCAACCGGCTGCCGGTCGTCGCAAACCGCCTCCGGTCGATCCCGGGGGTTCAGCGCGTCTACCTGATCGGCGGGGACCACGATTTCGTGCTCCACATCGCCTGCGAGAGCGTGCCCGCGCTCCGGGATTTCATCAAGCTCCACCTCGGCTCCGACCCGGACCTCGGCCGGACGGAGACCCAGATCATCTTTGAGCAGCATGCGGGGAAGTCCACGATGCCGGAGCCGGCGGGACCAGCGGGTTCCACGGGACGCCCAAGACGCTCGGACGGGGCGGGCGGGCCGGGCCTGCGCTGA